A window of Mustela erminea isolate mMusErm1 chromosome 19, mMusErm1.Pri, whole genome shotgun sequence genomic DNA:
acatcagagaattcataaaagagagaaatcctTTCTATGCAATGATTGTGGAAAAGTCTTCACCATGAAGAGTCGTCTAATTGAACACCAGCgaactcacactggagagaaaccctacgTATGCAGTGAATGTGGAAAAGGTTTCCCAGGCAAGCGGAATCTCATTGTGCATCAGCGAAATCATACTGGAGAGAAATGCTATGTATGCAGCGAATGTGGAAAAGGCTTCACTGGGAAGAGCATGCTTATCATACACCAGCgaactcatactggagagaagccctacatctgcagtgaatgtgggaaaggcTTCACCACGAAGCACTATGTCATCGTACATCAACGAaatcacacaggagagaaaccctatatatgcaatgaatgtgggaaaggTTTCACGATGAAGAGTCGACTAATTGAACATCAGCGAACCCACACAGGTGAGAAACCCTATGTATGCGACGAATGTGGCAAAGGCTTTCCCAGGAAGAGTAATCTCATTGTACATCAGCGAAATCATACAGTAGAGAAATCCTATGTATGCAGTGAATGTGGAAAAGGTTTCACCGTGAAGAGCATGCTTATCATACACCAGCgaactcatactggagagaaaccctacatctgcaatgaatgtgggaaaggCTTCCCCCTGAAGAGTCGGCTGGTCGTCCATCAGCGAACACATACTGGCGAGAAACCTTACagatgcagtgaatgtgggaaaggtTTCATTGTGAATAGTGGACTGATGTTACATCAGCgaactcacactggagagaaaccctatataTGCAATAAATGTGGAAAAGGTTTTGCCTTTAAGAGCAATCTTGTGGTACATCAGCgaactcatactggagagaaacccttcACGTGCAGTGAATGTGGAAAAGGCTTCACCATGAAACGCTATCTCATTGTACATCAACAAATCCATACAGGAGAGAAATCCTACatatgcagtgaatgtgggaaaggcTTTGCTATGGAAACTGAGCTCATTTTACATCAGcaaattcatactggagagaaaccttatgcATGCAATGAATGTGGTAAAGGCTTCACTGTGAAAAGCCGACTAATCGTTCATCAGCGAactcatacaggagagaaaccctttTTATGTAGTGACTGTGGAAAAGGCTTCTCCTCAAAGAGAAATCTTATTGTACATCAGAGAACTCATAATGGAAACAAACCCCAGTGACACAATGAATACGGTCACACCCTCAGGAGGAAAATACACCTTGTACGACATCAGAGATTTCACGCAGAATTAACTTCATGTGTACTGACTGTGGTAATCCCATTCCCAGGGAATTTATGCAGCAAACTCTGTAGACTGTTAATGGAAGAAAGCCTTCAATACCAAGTCAGCAGCCATCGTACATCAAAGAATTCATAGAAAGACTCTATGGATTTCACAACACCTTTCATTTGTTAAGCCTTGTCAATACACACAAGAAATGTGTAAGTCAAGGTACCTAAGCCTTTGCAGAGAATCTGAACTCATTACCTACAAG
This region includes:
- the LOC116579136 gene encoding zinc finger protein 432-like isoform X3 yields the protein MINAQEPLTLEDVAVDFTWEEWQLLAPAQKGLYRDVILENYSNLVSVGYQASKPDALSRLERGEEPWAKQEEVPSGTQQEPSKVHNHLQGHWENPRMLKGMERNHKNDAFGNTVPQSKNHFPSRQNHMLEFYIKTLKSNLSLVNQSKSYEIKNSTKFSGDVKLFLCDKHEDFHSAVKLPVSAKPISSKSQVITPQRTHEIEKPHICSECGKAFIKKSQLTDHHRVHTGEKPYGCNICAKVFSRKSRLNEHQRIHKREKSFLCNDCGKVFTMKSRLIEHQRTHTGEKPYVCSECGKGFPGKRNLIVHQRNHTGEKCYVCSECGKGFTGKSMLIIHQRTHTGEKPYICSECGKGFTTKHYVIVHQRNHTGEKPYICNECGKGFTMKSRLIEHQRTHTGEKPYVCDECGKGFPRKSNLIVHQRNHTVEKSYVCSECGKGFTVKSMLIIHQRTHTGEKPYICNECGKGFPLKSRLVVHQRTHTGEKPYRCSECGKGFIVNSGLMLHQRTHTGEKPYICNKCGKGFAFKSNLVVHQRTHTGEKPFTCSECGKGFTMKRYLIVHQQIHTGEKSYICSECGKGFAMETELILHQQIHTGEKPYACNECGKGFTVKSRLIVHQRTHTGEKPFLCSDCGKGFSSKRNLIVHQRTHNGNKPQ